GAGCCTCCAAATTGGCTGTGAAGTTGTTGGTACCATCGGCCTTGACGGTCCATGTACCCTTATACTCGTTGTAGCCCTCACGGATGATACTTACGGTATAAGTACCCTCCTCTATCTGGTCGAGCTTGAGCACACCATTCTTATCGGTAGTCTCGCTGATTACAGCACCGTTATCGCCAGTCAGGGTAACAGGACATCTGGAGATGGTGCCAGATGGAGTCTTGACACTCAGCTGTCCCTTCGCCCAAACCGGGTTCCATACCTTCACATCGTCTACGTACCAATAGTTAATCCACTTGGCATCGTCGCCATGCGCACGGAAACGGATCTTGAACAGGTTATTGCTCAGATATTCACCGATAGGATAGGTATAAGTTGTCCAGTCGAAGCCACCAGAGTAGTTGTCGAATACATCGAGACCTTCCCAGGTCTTTCCGCCATCGCAGCTCAACTCTACCTCCATGTAGTCAACATTGGTCTGCTCACTGTTGCGGAGACGCAGGTTGAAACGCAGGTAGGTATTGTCCTTGTTTGGAGTATTCAGCTCGCGGCTCTCCAGTGCCTGGTTGTAATTGGTCAAAGCCGACCAGCTGTAGGTAGCGGATGGGTCAACCAATCCATACTCGTAGTAGTCGATAGACCACTTGCTCTCCTTGTTGTTGTCGAGGTTCACGGTAGTCCACTTGTCGGCATGGAGCGTCCAGTCGTCGAAGTCGTCCTCGAAAGGCAACAGGCGGATATCCGGAACGCTCACCTTCAGAGGTTCACTCTGGGCAGACTCCTGACCATTCTGATGAACGGCAGTCACCGTATAGGTAAAGTCAGCATAGTCTGGCACATTATCCGTGAAGCGTGCAGAATCCATAGGAGTCTCGTTCACCTTATTGCCGTCACGATAAACATTGAAGCCCACCACAGGGTTGGCAGCAGCCAGCTGTTTCTTGCTCCGGGTAGGGCGAATCTTGTTGGTTCCCACGAAGATGTCGTCGAGCATCATCATGAATCCACTCTCAGAAACGCAGTTGATGGTTACATACTTCGCCTCCTTAGGAATGTTATACTTCACGAGTGTCCAAGCCGCAGGCAGTTCCACGTATGGACCTTCGTTCACATACTTGAAGTCGGAAGGACGCTTGCCGGTGGTAGAATAACCTACGCGAACACGCTCAGCGGCAAAGTTGTCGCCCTCGATCTTGTAAGTGCGAGCCATGAAACTAAACTGGAAGTCCCGGTCGAAGTTCAACTCTGGCGAAATGATGTAGTCGTTGTTCTTATCGTCGATAGAACTGAAATCCACCAGCATCTTCTTGCCAGAATAAGGCTGAAAATTTGGATTCTCGTTCACCGCAGGAGAGGTTTCCCAAGGGTTCACGACCACGAAAGCCATCTTCTGACCCTGAGTTGGGAAGGTACAAGCCTGCCAGGTATAGGTATTGTTATTATCGGCGTCGATATACGACCAGCCCACGTTACCAGCTGAATTGATGGCAAAGTCCTGATGATTCTCGAAATCATCGAAGTAGCCATCGGTCTTTTCTGGTGAAATCCAGCTCAACTTCACCGTCTTGTCGTTCACACCCATCAGTTGGAGTCCGTAAGGCACACCTTCGGCATTGCCTTCCACCTTCATTTTGGTATAGCGAACGACAGGTGCCTTGCGAGACTGAGCCACGAAATTCTCCGATGGCTTCACCTTTTCGCCTTCACCCTTCTTTCCATCAGTCAGCGCATCCACCGAAGCCCATACAGCTCCGCAGGTCATTGCCGCCAACAAGATGGCAGAATATTTATAATGTTTCATAAATGTTCTATTTGATGCTATGAGTTATTATTAAAAAACTTGCACGATTATCTGATGATAATCTTGGTGCGATACGTCTTTCCCTCGCCCGATACGGCGATGACGGCAAAGCCTGTACCCGCAGGTGCCTGGAAGCTCATGCTACCAGAGTTAGCCACGCCAGAGAAGAGCTGTATGCCGGCTGCCGAAACACAGTTTACGGTGTAGCCTGGCTTGATGCCGTTCACCTGTACGTTGCCGCCGTTCACACTGAAGCTGATGCCAGAATCGCCTATCACGTCGGTGATGGCTGTGGAAGTGCTTGCCTGGTAGTAGGCAGGGACAGACTCGTCGTAGTAGAGGCCGTTCCAGCCGGATGATACCCATACACGGTACTTGCCCTCATCGTACTCGCCGTCTTCCTTGTTCTTGATAGGCACCGCTGTGGCATTTCCTACAGAACCGGCAGCCAACTTCTCGTATTCCTTGCCATCGTTGTAGATGAGGGTGAGGTACTTGATGCGTCCGTTTCTGCCACCATGCTTGAAGTTGAAGCGCAGCTGTCTGTACTTCTTGCCCTCCAGGTAGTCCTTGTACTGTTCTTCCTGACCCTCGGAGTCATACTCCTTCAGGCTGATTTTGGCACCTACGGCGGTCCATGTCTTGCCGTCCTGGGTTCCCTCCACGGAAAGTTCTGACGTACCGAGAGGACCGGATGTGGTGACGATGAAGTTGCAGCCCGTGATACCCTCTGGACAATCCTGTGTGGTGACGGAGCCGCTGCCACGGAACTCTACGGATCCTGTGCCCAATACCACGTTACCCTTCACGTTCTGGTATGAATCGATTGGCGTGAACTCAGACACGGAGTTGGTCTTCGTGGTCTCTCTTGCCAGACACAGATAGTAGTCTGTTGCACCAGCCACTGGCGACCATGATGCGGTGAGCATGTTGTCAGCAGTGCGCTCAAGCTTCACGTTCTGTGGCGTGTCGAGCTTCTGTGTCACCATCACGTCCCAGAGCCAGAGGTCGTTCTGCAACCTCTCTGAGCATACACGGAAGGCTACGTAGATGTCCTTGCCGACAAACTGGCTCAGATCTACCTCCTCCATGTGCTGTGCGCCGAAGTAATCGGCAAAAGAAAAACGCTTTACTACGTGGAAGTCGTTGATATCGTTAGTCTTGGTAGATACCAATACGTCCAGGTTCTCTACGCCGATAGCACCACCTTCTTGGGTTATTACGCCACGTGTGAAGAACAGGGTTCCCTTCTCCGGCACATGGATGCGGCGGCGACCGATGAGGTAGTCATCTGCGTCGTTCCAATAGTTGAGTGAGTAGTGGACAGCTCCCTGGTTTTCGTCCTGGAACCATGTGGTACCGTCGCCGTTGTTATCTACGATTTTCCAACCGTCAGGATTTCCGTCGCTCCACTGCTTGAAGTCTTGGTAGAATGGGGTGTTGAGCGTTACGTTGGCGTATGCCCACTCGGTAGTGAATGGAACCGGTGAACCATATACCATGCTGCCATCGCTCATTTTCATGTAAGAGCGTACGCTGTAGGTGGTTCCTGGCTGCAGGCTCTTGGCTGTGAAAGAAGCATTCTTGATATCTTCCACCTTTCCTGCTGCGCTCACGCCATCGCTGAGGGTTGGGTCGGCAGAAGCGCCTTCCTTCCAGCAGAAGCCTACCTCGTCCACATCTACCTTGTTGCTCTCGACGTTTGCCTTGAAGGTTGCCTGTGTATCGTAAATCTTCTCTGGCACAAGTGTCTTGATGAAGTTCCACTTGCTGGTACCGCCATTAACCTGGAACATCACGTTGCCGTCCTGCTCCATGATATTGGTGATAGGCACGTTAACCGGTTCCTTCGCCCAATTCAGGGAATTAGGTGTGGTGGTATCTGTGAAAGATGTATTGGCAGATTTACCTGGATAGGTATCGCCGCTACGGGTCACCTCGTTGTCGATGCCGTCGGCTGGCACGATATACATGCAGCGATGCTTGGCGCTGTTGTTTGGTCCGTTGATATCCCACCAGTCTTTCTTCATCTCATCGGTATAGTCGTAATGAGTGATGAGCAGACCATGACCTGGGATATACTTGTCCCAACCCGTCTGCTGGCGGTTTTCCAGGATGAACCACTCCATACCTGTACCTGGTGTACGGTCTGGCTGGCAGTTGATGAAGCGCGCCTTGTTGTCGGCGATGGCAGTGAGGGTAACATCCTCAGGGTTCTTCACCTCTACGATGTCCTCGCCTTCCTTCATCCAGCCCAGCTGCATACGCTCGAATGCCATCAGGCAAGGAGGAGTGCGGCTGTCGTTGTTGTAACTACCTGAAGCATAAAGGCTGTAGGCACCTGGGTCGATACCCTTACCATTGCTGGTATCATCGGTATCATACATATCCTTGAGACCCAGCACATGGCCGAACTCATGGGTGAAGGTTCCGATACCATCCATAGATGGAACTACAGGAGTACCAGGCATACCTACCAGCTCGGCAGAGCAGGAATAGTCGTGAATCAGCACGCCATCGATGGTGGTGTTGTCGTCCAGATACCAGCTGTGTGGCCAGATATCATCATCATTGGCAGTACTTGCCTCGCTATATCCGGCATAGATTACGTAGCAGTTGTCCATGATGCCATCGCCATCGTTATCAAACTGGCGGAAATCCATATCAGGATTGTTCTTCTTGGCGAGTTCCACAGCCTCCTTCACCATGTCGCGTGGGTTGGTATCAGTACCGTTGGTGTCGCTGCTGTTGCCACCATAGTAGGCTGTTGGCTTGGAAAGGGTGTATGGCCCCACTACCTTGAAGTTAGGGATAAACTGACCCATGGAATTGTCGCGGTAATAATCCTTCACGCTACCCGTACCACCGTTCTCGCTGTAGCCAGGCTGGTTCAGCCAGTGGTCGAAGTCCTGCTGGGTGTGGCGCAATACGCTATCCTGGAAGTTAACCAGGACCACCAGATACTGCGATTCCTTGACAGCAGCTTCGCCGCTTCGTGTTTCAACAGCATACTTGTGGGGAGCCACGATACGGCGGCTCAGGAACTTGTTAGGCGCCTTCTTCATGATAGGGGTTCCGCTCAAGATGTCGGCAGTGGCATCTTTCGCACTGATCAGTGACTCCAGGAGTTTCTTCTCCTTGTCGGAGCGCACATCCACATTGTGTGCTCTCTGCTTGGTCATCACTTTCTTCTGGGTTTTCTTGTCGTAATCCACGTAACAGAAATAACCCTTCTTGTCTTTGTTCAGGAGAAATCCATCCGTGGTAGTAACGAAGTGGAAATTCTCATCACCTTGTATTCTTACCAACAAGGTGGTGCCGTCAGGCTGCCGCATCATGATTGGATGGGGATATGCCTTGATAGCCCAAGTGGCTTGGGTATATCCCGCACACAATACGGAAGCCAAAAGCAGTCTTTTGAGACCTCTCATAGTTTTCTCGTTTTTTAATGTGTATTATTAATAAATGCTTAATTCTCTTCTCTTTTTCTGTTGTAACAACAGGCCTAAAGCAAGTGGCATTTTGACGAAAAAAGGGCGCAGGCGGAGTTTTTGTACCCCACTTGCACCTTTTTTATATTATATATGCGCCATCATGCTAAGACCCATTACTTCTTGATGACAACCTTCTTAGTCTTACCATTAGACTTGATGATATATACACCATTGCCAGAAATCTGGTCTACCTGAGTACCATCCATCTTGAAGATAGATACCTTGCTGTTGCCAGCTGCCTCGATGTTCCAGATGCCAGTTGCATCGTTATTCATCCATGTGAAGTCGGTAGCACCGTATGAATCAACAAACTGGAAGTAAACATCACCAGCTGCTTTCATCTCCTTGGTAAACTCATAAACGTAAGAGCCATCAGGCAGCTGTACGTAATTGGTTCTTACCTCCTCGGCATTGGCGCCATTCTTGGCATCCTCCAGACTGTTATAGAGGGCAGTCATCAAGTAACCGCTCAGACGGAAGGTGGTTGTACCAGCAGGGAGTGAAGCCTTCATCCATACAGGAGTACTGCGGGAAGCACCTGTAATTGTTACGGTCTTACCCTTGGTGATAACCAATGGATTGGTTACAGTTTCACCTGGCTCAGCCTCATGCTTGGTAAACTTGATCTTGCTACCGGTAACCTTACCTGCGATAACGCAGTGGATATAGAGCTTATCGCCCTTGCTAACGATAACCTTACCCTTATATACGGTGACTGAAACACTACCAAAGTTCTCAGTACCCATCATGGTAGTTCCGTATGGCTCCTCATTCTTGAAGATTTCGATGCGGTCGCTGCCACCATTATAGCCTTGGTCGCAGGCGAAGTCGAGAACACCATCCTCAGTTACGTTATACTGCAACCAGAGGTCAGCAGCACCTGCCTTGGTGAATGTATATTCATCATCCTCCATGACGATAGGGTTGGTGCGAGACTCACCGGCAGCGAACTCCTTCTCTTCCAGATACATGGTTGTACCCTGGGCTGCACCAGATACCTTAATCAGATAAGTGGTTCCGGCAGTAGCCTCGATAAAGAAGTCGGTACCCTTGTTGATGGCTGTGTATTCACCATCCCACTGGCCTGTACCTTTAGGGAAGCTGACGGTAACACCTGGTTCAACCTCCACATTGAGCTTGCCATTCTTGGTAGCTGTATATTTGAAGTATTCTGTGCCCTCTACGGTGATTTCGTTTTCACCCTCCACAGCTTCAGCTGGGTTTGTTGCAAGAGAACCCTTCTCTACATCCAGATATGAAACCTTGAATGCCAATGGATTATCCTCATTGGCTGTAACCTTCAGGATATAAGTAATCTCGTAAGACTGGCCACCAACGTAAGTCTTCAGCAAGCCATCCTTTACAGTAGCAGCACCATACTCGCCATTCTGCTGGTTGTAGAAGATGATAGAAGTAGCTGCATCGAAATTGGCATCAGTCTCAACCGTAACAAACTTCTCTGTGTTGGCAGGAACCGTGAGCTTATAATAATAGGTACCCTTGGCACTAGGCAAAGTCTTCTCTACAGGGAGTTCAGTCAATTCGAAGGCTGTATTCACAGTCTCACCTGGCTGGTAGGCCTGCATTTCTGCCTTGATTACATCCTCGGCAGCAGAATCCTGCAACTTGTTCACTACAATATAATAGGTAGTACCTGTATAAGGAATCTCAACGCGAACATTATAGGTACCAGGCTCAGAAGAAGCCGCTACCTGCTGATAGGTGATATTGTTCAAGTTGGAATATACCTTTACCTGACCGCCAGCAAGCACAGCATCGCTGGAGATGTTCAGATAACCCGTCTTGGTAGGAGTATAAGTAAAGTAGTAGTCGCCCTTCTCGGCAGGTACCTTGTTCTCACCCTCGTTCAAGGCGAATGGCATCTCAAGAGAACCAGCCTTCACCTCTACGAGCTTAGAGTTTGTAACGACACTACCCTGAAGATTCAGTGCGATGGTATAAGTCTTACCCTTCTCTACGCTCACTTTCAGTACATATCCGCCTGTAGCCTGATCATAGTTTGTAGAAGCATAATTACCATTCACATTGGCACCTGAAACATAGCTTGAGAAAGCGAGCTGAAGCTGCGCAGTCTTCTCTGCTGTATAGGTAACATAGGCAGTAGTGTTCTCATACTGAGCACCCAGCGGATTACCCAGGTACAACTCCTCACCTACCTTCAACTCGGCAGGATTCTCCTGAGAGAGACCCTTGCCATAAGAAGACATCTCAGACAAGTCGAGGTTGAAGCCCGACTCACCCATCATGTTCATAATGAAGTAATAGGTCTTACCCTTTTCCAAGGCATACGCTTTAGAAGGATACTTCAAGCCCGCACCACCCAGGGTGAGCGAGTCTGTTCCTTCTACTGATGTAAATACAGTAGGAACATTGCTTGATCCAGACAATGGAGATACCTTGGCAAGATAGTTCTTGTCTGCTGTAAACTTCCAATAAGTGTTCTTAGCCTCACTGCTCTCTACCTTGTAGGTATTCTCACCATTCTTGGCATCGAGAGCTGATTCAATTGATGTCTGTGCCATTGCTGCAGAAGAAAGGCACAATGCTGTCGCAAAAAGTAAAACTTTTCTCATACTTTCGACTTTTTAAATTATGATATTTAAATTTATTATTCGTAACTCATCACGCACCTTTAGCGTTAATTTTCCTCTCATTTGGCGGCAAAGGTAATAATTTATCCCGAAACTCACAAGATTTTCTACATAAAAACTACATAAAACCAACTTTTCCTTACAAAAAAGTTCAATAAACACTAAAAATATGATTTTTCATCCATTTTTCCCTTATAAAACGTCAAGTTATTAGAATAATATAGCTTTTATTTTATATTTTCACAAAAACATTTGGAAGAAATATAAAAAATGCTTATTTTTGCACCGTTTAAAGCGATGTCCCTTCGAAAAGGGTCAGATATAACGAAAAAAATTAGTAGAATACACTTAAAAAATAAGTAATAACAATTAATATAAAAAAAGAGATCTATGGAAAAAAGACTCATGATGTTTATTGCTTGCGTCTTCCTTAATTTGGGAATGGCGTTGGCACAAACTCACGTTTCTGGTGTAGTAACCTCTTCAGAAGACGGTTCACCGATTATCGGTGCATCTGTCAAGATTGTGGGTACTACTTCTGGTACTGTTACCGACATCGATGGTAACTTCACTCTGGATGTTGAAAGCAACAAAGCAGAGCTTGAGTTCAGTTACATCGGTATGGTAACAAAGAAATTAAAGGCATCAGAAAAGATGCAGGTTGTTTTGGATCCTGACACGCAGGTACTGGAGCAGGTAATCGTTACTGGTTATGGTGCTGCCAAGAAGTTGGGATCTGTAGTTGGCGCTATTTCCAACATCGGAGAAAAGAAGTTGGAAACAGTCGTAACCCCAAACTTTACTGATGCTCTTGCTGGTCAGGTATCTGGTTTGTCTGTTCTGTCATCTGCCGGTGACCCTTCACAGTCTGCTCAGATTCGTTTGCGTGGTGTCAACTCTATCGGTTCTTCTAACCAGCCTTTGTTCATTCTCGATGGTTCTCCTATCACCGCAAGTTTCTTCAGCACATTGAACCCATCAGATATTGCCAACATCACCGTGTTGAAGGATGCTGCGTCAACCTCTATCTATGGTTCTCGTGCTGCCAATGGTGTAATTGTTATCACTACCAAGCAGGCTAAGTACAACGAGTCGGTACAACTCACCGTAAAGGCACAGTATGGTATCTCTTCTGCTACCAGCAAGGGTGAGGAGATGATGAACTCTCAACAATATATCCAGTTCCGCGACATGATTGGTCAACCAGTGAGCGATAATATCCGCAACTTGGTGAGCAAGTATGGTATCAGCACCAACTGGCGCGATGAAATGATAGACAATTCGGCTCCAACATCCGACATCAATGCTACATTGCAGGGCGGTGGACAGACCATGAACTATTACGTGTCATTCAACCACCATCAGGAAGATGGTTTGATACAGGATTCAGAGATGCGCCGCAGTGCCCTGGCAGCCCGTATCAACTCTCGCTTGAATAAATTCTTCAAGGTAGGTTTCAGTTCCAACTTCGGTGTACAGGACTACAGCCAGAACAGCCAGTGGGCGGACAATAGCCAGATTTACGTGACCAACCCTCTGGTAGCATCCAAGATGGCTTTGCCTTATGATACACCTTATTATTATAGCTTCGACGAAGCCGGCAATATGGTAAAGGGCAACCGTGCAGAGGCTCTTCTCTATTCGCAGTTCACAATGCCTTGGTTCTACTCTAAGAACACGACACAGGCTAACAAGAACATAACCGTCAACCTTTCTTTGAACGAACAGTTCACTCCAATTGAGGGATTGACATTCACAGCCTTGCAGTCTATGTTCGGCTACGACCTCACTTCCGACAGAACGAGCCTCCCATACGATAAGTTCACCACACCAATGGGACAGGTAGTTAACGCCAGGACAGGTGGTGTGTCAGCAAGCCTCAAGCGCTACTACGCTTACACCTTGACCCACACAGCCGAGTTTCGTCACAACTTCGGTCCTCACTATGTGAACGTCCTCTTAGGCGAGGAGACCCGCATACAGAAGGGCAGAAGCTTCGGCATCCTCACAACCGGTCAGACAGACCCACGCCGCATGACGCTGAACACAGCGACTACCATCTCTCCTGCCGACCAGGTAGATAGCCGTACAAAGGAGGTTGCCAATTCTCTCTTCGGCACAGCAGAATACAACTTCAAGGAGAAGTACTTCGTATATACATCTCTCCGTTTCGATGGCAGCTCTAAGTTTGCGCCTAAGCACCGCTGGGGTACATTCGGCTCTGTAGGCTTGAAATGGAACGCCAAGAAAGAGAACTTCCTGCGCACAGTGAAATGGTTGGACGACCTCACCATCAGTGCCAACTATGGTACTACAGGTAACGACTCTGGTGCCGGCTCTTACGACTTCTACGGACTCTTCGGTTCGGGCAGTAACTACAATGGCGAGGGTTCCATCGACATCACACAGGCAAGCAACGACAAGCTGACCTGGGAGAAGGTGGGTAAACTGAACATCGGCTTGAACATCGGACTCTTCAACCGTGTCACAGTAGATGCCAACTTCTATCGCAACAAGACCACCGACATGCTGATGGAGATTCCTTACTCTATGACTACAGGTTTCACATCCGGTATGGGTAACATCGGTTCAATGGTCAACAAGGGATTCGAGGCAACCGTCAACGTGGACTTGATCAAGACCAAGGACATGAGCTGGACAGTATCAGCCAACATCGGCTACAACAAGAACGAAATCACAGAGTTGTTCGCTGGTCGCAACGAATACGAGCTTACCAGCACTGGTCTGAAACTGGAGGTAGGTCATGCCTTAGGTGAGTTCTACAAGGTGCGCTATGCAGGCGTAGATTCTCGTACAGGAGAGCCTATGTGGTACGACAAGAACGGCAACATCACCAAGGTGTATGACGAGACCAACAACTCCGTATTCCTGGGCAAGAACCGTTACGCCCCATGGCTTGGTGGTTTTGGTACCAACTTCACATGGAAGGGCTTCAGCGTCATCGCTGACTTTGCTTGGCAATCGGGCAAGTACATGATGGTAAACGACGACTACTTCACCAAGAACGCCAATCAGGGTACCACCTACAACCAGTGTGTAGATATGCTGAACGTATGGACCACACCTGGACAGGTGACAGACATTCCAGCCTACGGCTACGAAATCTACCTGGACAGCCATACCATAAGCAACGCATCGTTCCTGCGCATGAAGACGCTGACCCTTCAGTATCAGTTGCCTAAGAAATGGATGCAGGCTGTACACTACATCAAGGACATCAGAGTATTTGGTATAGCTCGCAACCTCTTTACCATCACTCCATTCGACGGATATGACCCTGAGCCAGACAAGAATGTCGTTCAGTTCAACTATCCAAACACCCGCCAGTTCGTGATTGGTGCAGAGTTAACATTCTAAATAAAAGTATTATCAGAAAAGAATTATGAAGAAGATATATTTTTCATTGATGCTTCTGTGTGCGATGGCGTTCACATCTTGTAGTATGGACCAGGCCCCATACGGTTCTCTGGACGACCAGACTGCCATCGAAAAGGAGAAGGATCTTCGCCAGTTCCGCAATTCTCTCTATGCCAGCATGAGAGGAGTAACATCGGGCACCTGGCTTTACTTGTCCGACATCCAGATGGACGAGTTCCATGGCTTGATCAGCAATGGTAACCGCATTGGTACATTCTCCAATGGTACCATCACCATATCAGATGGTGACATTTCCAACAAGTGGAGTGGCTGTTACTCTACCATAGCCACCGCCAATGCCATTATGGACCACGCCGCCAGCATGACGGCAAGCGACGCTTTCAGCGCAAACGACAAGGTGGCTTTCGCCCATTATGCAGCAGAAGCCCACTTCGTGCGCGCCTACCTATACTTCTGGTTGGCAGACCATTTCTGCCAGTCATATACTCAGTGCGACCCAAGCAAGGCTGCAAGCGGACTTCCTTTGTCAACCAAATACAACCCTACGGGTAACCTCGCCGACTATCCAAGCCGCTCTACCCTGGATGAGACCTTCGCCCTCATAGAGGAAGATATGCAGAAGGCTTATGAAGGACTGGCGGCCTATGAGAAGTCGGGGGTGACAGTAGAAAAAGAGGAAAGTCAGCCTTTGGCTTACATCCATTCCCTGACCGTAAGAGCACTTCAAGCTCGCGTTGCCCTGGTGAAGGGCGACTGGGAAAACGCAGCCAAGTATGCCGAGGCTGTCATCAACAGTGGCAAGTACAAACTCACCACCATCAAGGACTATGCCAAGCTATGGACCAACGACGAAGGTACGGAAATCATCTTCCGTCCCAACATGACTCCTACAGAACTTGGCGGCTGCAACGCCACTCCTTTCGTAAGCGAGTCGGAGACCAAAGCGGATTACATTCCTACCTATGGCACACTTGACCTCTTGTGGATGAACGAGGGTGACATTCGTGCCGAAGTATTCTTGAAACTCTACGAGAACCTTCAGGTGGAAGGTAGCAACTATGAGGCATACGTGTTCAACAAGTTCCCTGGTAACTCAGAACTTCGCACCAGCAGCAACAACAACCTCATGAATATGAGCAAGCCATTCCGTCTCTCTGAGATGTACCTCATCGCCGCAGAGGCAGAAGCAAGGCT
This is a stretch of genomic DNA from Segatella hominis. It encodes these proteins:
- a CDS encoding M6 family metalloprotease domain-containing protein codes for the protein MRGLKRLLLASVLCAGYTQATWAIKAYPHPIMMRQPDGTTLLVRIQGDENFHFVTTTDGFLLNKDKKGYFCYVDYDKKTQKKVMTKQRAHNVDVRSDKEKKLLESLISAKDATADILSGTPIMKKAPNKFLSRRIVAPHKYAVETRSGEAAVKESQYLVVLVNFQDSVLRHTQQDFDHWLNQPGYSENGGTGSVKDYYRDNSMGQFIPNFKVVGPYTLSKPTAYYGGNSSDTNGTDTNPRDMVKEAVELAKKNNPDMDFRQFDNDGDGIMDNCYVIYAGYSEASTANDDDIWPHSWYLDDNTTIDGVLIHDYSCSAELVGMPGTPVVPSMDGIGTFTHEFGHVLGLKDMYDTDDTSNGKGIDPGAYSLYASGSYNNDSRTPPCLMAFERMQLGWMKEGEDIVEVKNPEDVTLTAIADNKARFINCQPDRTPGTGMEWFILENRQQTGWDKYIPGHGLLITHYDYTDEMKKDWWDINGPNNSAKHRCMYIVPADGIDNEVTRSGDTYPGKSANTSFTDTTTPNSLNWAKEPVNVPITNIMEQDGNVMFQVNGGTSKWNFIKTLVPEKIYDTQATFKANVESNKVDVDEVGFCWKEGASADPTLSDGVSAAGKVEDIKNASFTAKSLQPGTTYSVRSYMKMSDGSMVYGSPVPFTTEWAYANVTLNTPFYQDFKQWSDGNPDGWKIVDNNGDGTTWFQDENQGAVHYSLNYWNDADDYLIGRRRIHVPEKGTLFFTRGVITQEGGAIGVENLDVLVSTKTNDINDFHVVKRFSFADYFGAQHMEEVDLSQFVGKDIYVAFRVCSERLQNDLWLWDVMVTQKLDTPQNVKLERTADNMLTASWSPVAGATDYYLCLARETTKTNSVSEFTPIDSYQNVKGNVVLGTGSVEFRGSGSVTTQDCPEGITGCNFIVTTSGPLGTSELSVEGTQDGKTWTAVGAKISLKEYDSEGQEEQYKDYLEGKKYRQLRFNFKHGGRNGRIKYLTLIYNDGKEYEKLAAGSVGNATAVPIKNKEDGEYDEGKYRVWVSSGWNGLYYDESVPAYYQASTSTAITDVIGDSGISFSVNGGNVQVNGIKPGYTVNCVSAAGIQLFSGVANSGSMSFQAPAGTGFAVIAVSGEGKTYRTKIIIR
- a CDS encoding SusC/RagA family TonB-linked outer membrane protein — its product is MEKRLMMFIACVFLNLGMALAQTHVSGVVTSSEDGSPIIGASVKIVGTTSGTVTDIDGNFTLDVESNKAELEFSYIGMVTKKLKASEKMQVVLDPDTQVLEQVIVTGYGAAKKLGSVVGAISNIGEKKLETVVTPNFTDALAGQVSGLSVLSSAGDPSQSAQIRLRGVNSIGSSNQPLFILDGSPITASFFSTLNPSDIANITVLKDAASTSIYGSRAANGVIVITTKQAKYNESVQLTVKAQYGISSATSKGEEMMNSQQYIQFRDMIGQPVSDNIRNLVSKYGISTNWRDEMIDNSAPTSDINATLQGGGQTMNYYVSFNHHQEDGLIQDSEMRRSALAARINSRLNKFFKVGFSSNFGVQDYSQNSQWADNSQIYVTNPLVASKMALPYDTPYYYSFDEAGNMVKGNRAEALLYSQFTMPWFYSKNTTQANKNITVNLSLNEQFTPIEGLTFTALQSMFGYDLTSDRTSLPYDKFTTPMGQVVNARTGGVSASLKRYYAYTLTHTAEFRHNFGPHYVNVLLGEETRIQKGRSFGILTTGQTDPRRMTLNTATTISPADQVDSRTKEVANSLFGTAEYNFKEKYFVYTSLRFDGSSKFAPKHRWGTFGSVGLKWNAKKENFLRTVKWLDDLTISANYGTTGNDSGAGSYDFYGLFGSGSNYNGEGSIDITQASNDKLTWEKVGKLNIGLNIGLFNRVTVDANFYRNKTTDMLMEIPYSMTTGFTSGMGNIGSMVNKGFEATVNVDLIKTKDMSWTVSANIGYNKNEITELFAGRNEYELTSTGLKLEVGHALGEFYKVRYAGVDSRTGEPMWYDKNGNITKVYDETNNSVFLGKNRYAPWLGGFGTNFTWKGFSVIADFAWQSGKYMMVNDDYFTKNANQGTTYNQCVDMLNVWTTPGQVTDIPAYGYEIYLDSHTISNASFLRMKTLTLQYQLPKKWMQAVHYIKDIRVFGIARNLFTITPFDGYDPEPDKNVVQFNYPNTRQFVIGAELTF
- a CDS encoding RagB/SusD family nutrient uptake outer membrane protein, with product MKKIYFSLMLLCAMAFTSCSMDQAPYGSLDDQTAIEKEKDLRQFRNSLYASMRGVTSGTWLYLSDIQMDEFHGLISNGNRIGTFSNGTITISDGDISNKWSGCYSTIATANAIMDHAASMTASDAFSANDKVAFAHYAAEAHFVRAYLYFWLADHFCQSYTQCDPSKAASGLPLSTKYNPTGNLADYPSRSTLDETFALIEEDMQKAYEGLAAYEKSGVTVEKEESQPLAYIHSLTVRALQARVALVKGDWENAAKYAEAVINSGKYKLTTIKDYAKLWTNDEGTEIIFRPNMTPTELGGCNATPFVSESETKADYIPTYGTLDLLWMNEGDIRAEVFLKLYENLQVEGSNYEAYVFNKFPGNSELRTSSNNNLMNMSKPFRLSEMYLIAAEAEARLNHMEDANKYLNTFLNNRIVDYEPQTYSEPTTFLKVVEEEREREFIGEGMRMSDIRRYGKGFKRVSLHEENETLDKIIVKQGKAIQYKANDYRLTWPIPKAELDANPILKGQQNPGY